The following are encoded together in the Flammeovirga agarivorans genome:
- a CDS encoding PAS domain-containing protein gives MRKQIDKETLRRQIIRYFSFRTIQGRNVLLTASYLLILITFTILVVYQNKLVSDVGDRVIQTRNPITVMTSRINAGLDRVSAAQRGYFLTKDDSYKDERNSLWDTDILPALEKLEELGKQLTSQDRRSIDALGILLKEYKHGQDDLELYFEQHITDFAAIQEDVEELDSLTLRLKLESFKKKTEVDEYIVDYLLNNISPLKAEIREYLGPLSQQQQKAMLDDVKRINEDIDSANSSIAFVTAFFAILAIGSSLLVIRTLNTSLQKPIDQLDRLSVGDLGESIDETTDEMNDIILSSNKLRDNLDRASAFALDIGEGNFEANFNPASEHDMLGNALVQMRSRLKDVADEDEKRNWITKGMAHFGDILRQNSDIKELSNSIISELVGYLSANQGELYFMEETDEGEHFLNLEATYAFERKRIIEKKIHIDGRFAEGLLGQSYLLGETIYLNDVPQGYTDITSGLGDATPRAVLIVPLKINDEVEGVLEIASFKEIEKFEVEFVEKVAESIASTLRTAKNNERTKTLLLSSQEQRDHLRSQEEEMRQNYEELQATQEEMERRQKELETLRNNLQEQVKERTTELEKTLERFDLALQGTTEGIWDAALINGELNNDTQFWWSSRFEELLGYEEGELENSLETFISNIHPLNRDKTLKVFNSLIADHLGIAQNAIDVELRMKDGTYRWFHISGAVKHDEDGKATRFAGAINDISSTKELEHSQKLLSIREANLKAFLDVTHDYVLAIDQKMVVTLVNNAMKEALKSRGLQIVEGETVILDMVRPENRDRYHTNIRKALDGNIFTDEMVIQVGTSKQIMDTRYYPIYAEDGSIVGATVMFHDITDTKNRESELEESRRQLKAIFDTYDAEVYMKDLDGKYIMADQTYIQSIDVDFDIIGKTDVEIFGPEKGEEIWEIDEAISEQETEISFIDSREDGTKYKCVKFPMVNSAGKIYAICSIASKLEFEGSMDSGVEKVPVPIIYRDSNNPSHIVKNGGSWKNFFGEDTTLDRYVSSKDQLRYEVAMNNISTAIANGKSYFETYTLTLDNNDRILVLEKGNSVERTYDDQNVVVSAMINITPLRPNHG, from the coding sequence ATGAGAAAACAAATTGATAAAGAGACGCTTAGACGTCAGATAATACGTTATTTTAGTTTTAGGACAATCCAGGGTAGAAATGTGCTATTAACCGCATCCTACCTTCTGATTTTGATCACTTTTACTATTCTTGTAGTTTATCAAAATAAATTGGTAAGTGATGTTGGTGATAGGGTAATTCAAACTAGAAACCCTATCACTGTCATGACTTCAAGAATAAATGCAGGTCTGGATCGTGTTTCTGCGGCTCAAAGAGGTTATTTTCTAACAAAAGATGATAGCTACAAAGATGAAAGAAACTCACTTTGGGATACTGATATCCTGCCAGCATTAGAAAAACTCGAAGAATTAGGAAAACAACTGACTTCACAAGACCGACGTTCAATTGATGCCCTTGGTATCTTATTGAAAGAATACAAACACGGTCAAGATGACTTGGAATTATATTTTGAACAGCATATCACAGATTTTGCTGCTATTCAAGAAGACGTTGAGGAACTAGATTCCTTGACCTTAAGGCTCAAACTAGAAAGTTTTAAAAAGAAAACAGAAGTAGACGAATACATTGTAGACTACCTGTTAAATAATATCTCCCCACTAAAAGCAGAAATTCGAGAATATCTTGGTCCATTATCTCAACAGCAGCAAAAAGCCATGTTGGATGATGTTAAGAGAATTAATGAAGATATCGATAGTGCGAACTCATCTATTGCTTTTGTTACGGCATTCTTCGCCATTTTAGCCATTGGATCATCACTTTTAGTAATCAGAACATTAAATACCTCACTCCAAAAACCGATCGATCAGTTGGATAGATTGTCCGTTGGTGATTTAGGTGAATCAATTGATGAAACCACTGATGAGATGAATGATATCATTCTATCATCTAATAAATTGAGGGATAATTTGGATAGAGCCTCAGCATTTGCATTAGATATTGGTGAAGGGAATTTCGAAGCTAATTTCAATCCTGCTAGTGAGCATGATATGCTAGGTAATGCTCTTGTGCAGATGCGTAGTCGTTTGAAAGATGTAGCTGATGAGGACGAAAAGCGTAACTGGATTACAAAAGGTATGGCTCATTTTGGCGATATTCTTCGTCAGAATTCAGATATTAAAGAATTATCAAATTCCATCATTTCAGAATTGGTAGGTTATTTATCAGCCAACCAAGGAGAGCTTTACTTCATGGAAGAAACGGATGAGGGAGAGCACTTTCTGAACCTTGAAGCCACTTATGCTTTCGAGAGAAAAAGAATTATTGAAAAGAAAATACATATTGATGGCCGTTTTGCTGAAGGTTTACTAGGTCAGTCTTACCTTTTAGGCGAAACTATTTACCTCAATGATGTACCACAAGGATATACAGACATTACTTCCGGCTTAGGTGATGCAACACCAAGAGCAGTGCTTATCGTTCCATTGAAAATCAACGATGAGGTAGAAGGTGTTCTTGAAATTGCGAGCTTTAAAGAAATCGAGAAGTTCGAAGTGGAATTTGTTGAGAAAGTGGCAGAATCAATTGCTTCTACATTAAGAACAGCAAAGAACAACGAAAGAACTAAGACTTTACTACTTTCTTCTCAAGAGCAAAGGGACCACCTAAGAAGCCAAGAGGAAGAAATGAGACAGAATTACGAAGAACTTCAGGCGACTCAAGAAGAAATGGAACGTCGTCAGAAAGAACTTGAAACACTTCGTAATAATCTTCAAGAGCAGGTAAAAGAAAGAACGACAGAGCTAGAGAAAACATTAGAGCGTTTTGATCTTGCTTTGCAAGGAACAACAGAAGGTATTTGGGATGCAGCTTTAATTAATGGAGAGCTAAATAACGATACGCAATTCTGGTGGTCATCAAGATTTGAAGAATTATTGGGTTATGAAGAAGGTGAACTAGAAAATAGCTTAGAAACCTTTATTTCTAATATTCACCCATTAAATCGAGATAAGACTTTAAAAGTATTTAATAGCTTAATTGCAGACCATCTTGGTATTGCACAAAATGCTATCGATGTAGAGCTGAGAATGAAAGATGGTACTTATAGATGGTTCCATATTTCAGGAGCAGTAAAACATGATGAAGATGGCAAGGCGACTCGTTTTGCAGGTGCTATTAATGATATTTCTTCGACCAAAGAATTAGAACATAGTCAGAAATTACTTTCTATCAGAGAAGCGAACTTGAAAGCATTCTTGGATGTAACTCATGATTATGTATTAGCAATTGATCAGAAGATGGTCGTTACCTTGGTAAACAATGCGATGAAAGAGGCATTGAAATCAAGAGGATTACAAATTGTTGAAGGAGAAACAGTAATATTAGATATGGTACGTCCAGAAAATAGAGACAGATACCATACAAATATTAGAAAAGCATTAGACGGTAATATCTTTACCGATGAAATGGTCATTCAGGTAGGAACTTCTAAGCAGATTATGGATACAAGATACTATCCAATATATGCTGAAGATGGTTCTATCGTTGGAGCAACAGTAATGTTCCATGATATTACAGATACAAAAAATAGAGAAAGCGAATTAGAAGAATCAAGACGTCAGTTAAAGGCAATTTTTGATACTTATGATGCTGAAGTGTATATGAAAGATCTTGATGGTAAATACATCATGGCAGATCAAACCTATATACAATCTATTGATGTTGATTTTGATATCATTGGAAAAACAGATGTTGAGATCTTTGGACCAGAGAAAGGTGAAGAGATTTGGGAAATTGATGAAGCTATTTCTGAACAAGAAACAGAGATTTCATTTATAGACTCTCGAGAAGATGGCACAAAATACAAATGTGTGAAGTTCCCAATGGTGAATAGTGCAGGTAAGATTTATGCCATCTGTAGTATTGCTTCTAAACTAGAATTTGAAGGATCTATGGATTCTGGGGTAGAAAAAGTACCAGTACCAATTATATATAGAGATTCAAATAATCCATCACACATTGTGAAAAATGGGGGTTCTTGGAAAAACTTCTTTGGTGAAGACACTACTTTAGATAGATATGTTTCCTCTAAAGATCAGTTGAGATATGAAGTAGCGATGAATAATATATCAACTGCAATAGCAAATGGTAAGTCATACTTTGAAACCTACACACTGACTTTAGATAATAATGATAGAATCTTAGTATTGGAAAAAGGAAATTCTGTAGAAAGAACATATGATGATCAGAATGTTGTTGTTTCAGCAATGATTAACATCACACCTTTACGACCAAACCATGGTTAA
- a CDS encoding thymidine kinase, with amino-acid sequence MFVEPRFQDRTEEKQIGWIEVVCGSMFSGKTEELIRRVNRATIAKQTVHIFKPAVDTRYHDSNVVSHNSNSIISTPVKTADEITQYVSENEVIAIDEAQFFDNKLVDVCVELANKGHRIIVCGLDMDFQGKPFKPMPELMAIAEYVTKLHAICVQCGEPALYSYRLSASKEQVLLGETDSYEARCRKCYQKGMSSRQAES; translated from the coding sequence ATGTTTGTAGAACCTAGATTCCAAGACCGTACAGAAGAAAAGCAAATAGGTTGGATAGAAGTTGTTTGCGGATCTATGTTTTCTGGTAAAACAGAAGAGTTAATCAGAAGAGTAAATAGAGCAACAATTGCTAAGCAAACGGTTCATATTTTTAAACCTGCAGTCGATACCCGTTACCACGACTCAAACGTCGTTTCTCACAACTCTAATTCAATTATTTCCACTCCGGTTAAAACTGCTGACGAGATTACACAATATGTTAGCGAAAATGAAGTTATAGCTATTGACGAGGCACAATTTTTTGATAACAAACTCGTAGATGTTTGTGTTGAATTAGCCAACAAAGGTCATCGTATTATTGTATGCGGTTTAGACATGGATTTTCAAGGAAAACCGTTTAAACCAATGCCAGAACTTATGGCAATTGCAGAATACGTTACAAAATTGCACGCTATTTGTGTACAATGTGGTGAGCCGGCGTTGTATTCTTATCGCCTTTCTGCTTCAAAAGAACAAGTACTTCTAGGGGAAACAGATTCCTACGAAGCAAGATGTAGAAAGTGCTATCAAAAAGGAATGTCATCACGTCAAGCAGAATCATAA
- the miaA gene encoding tRNA (adenosine(37)-N6)-dimethylallyltransferase MiaA codes for MSDKENVLVVVVGPTAVGKTDFCVQLAKSLETEVVYADSRQFFKEIQIGTARPTIEEMQGVPHHFVGHLSIDEEYSFGHYEKDALALLEQLFQHHKYVILSGGSGMYVDAVCKGIDPMPTSDPAIRNAYNKKYEEEGLEPLLKELKEKDPEYYDKVDRANYQRVIRSLEVMAITGEPYSSQRSTYTAKRPFKIIKIGLDRDRQELYDRINLRMDLMLDNGLVEEVKSMLPHKDKNALQTVGYKEIFDHWDGKHDWDKAVELLKRNSRRYAKKQLSWFRRDENTFWVHPDQLKETIEFIHKA; via the coding sequence ATGTCAGATAAAGAAAATGTATTAGTCGTAGTGGTTGGACCAACCGCGGTAGGTAAAACAGATTTTTGTGTCCAGTTAGCAAAATCATTAGAAACAGAGGTAGTTTATGCTGATTCCCGTCAATTTTTTAAGGAAATACAAATCGGAACAGCAAGGCCAACTATAGAGGAAATGCAAGGTGTTCCTCATCACTTTGTTGGACACTTATCTATCGACGAAGAATACAGTTTCGGACATTATGAAAAAGATGCTTTAGCGTTATTGGAACAACTTTTCCAACATCATAAATATGTTATACTTTCTGGAGGTTCTGGTATGTATGTAGATGCTGTGTGTAAAGGTATCGATCCGATGCCAACTAGTGATCCTGCAATCAGAAATGCTTATAACAAAAAGTATGAGGAAGAAGGACTAGAACCGCTACTAAAGGAGCTTAAAGAAAAAGATCCTGAATATTACGATAAAGTAGACAGGGCCAACTACCAGAGAGTTATCCGTTCACTAGAAGTAATGGCTATAACTGGAGAACCTTACTCTAGCCAACGAAGTACTTACACTGCTAAAAGACCTTTTAAAATCATCAAGATAGGTTTAGATCGTGATCGACAAGAATTGTATGATCGTATTAACCTCAGAATGGATTTAATGCTAGACAATGGTTTGGTAGAAGAGGTAAAAAGTATGTTGCCCCATAAAGATAAAAACGCGCTACAAACTGTAGGGTATAAAGAAATATTTGACCATTGGGATGGTAAACACGATTGGGACAAGGCTGTTGAGCTACTTAAAAGAAACAGTCGAAGATATGCTAAAAAACAATTATCCTGGTTTAGACGAGATGAAAATACATTTTGGGTACATCCAGACCAATTAAAAGAGACTATCGAGTTTATCCACAAAGCCTAA
- a CDS encoding PAS domain-containing sensor histidine kinase — MSDIKSIFNQDSNPLAALFNAASEGIIICNKKGIIVTANPMADKIFGYEDGELINEPLEILLPDSMKKMHVGLRDGYIKNPKTRTKGLGKEFLAQRKNKEQFVVEISISSLQLDGELHVAAFINDITKRKEAEKEVIEQRQLLEYYADYAPAAITMLDKDFRYLVASTRWKKTFLGDINEEIIGKKIFDPIEYFSQEWIPIFEEVVKGKKSGIQLDYVKRRDNKTACIEWQAHPWYNNDREISGIIVFAEDVTERVENEKKVKLYLQELIAKNRELEDFAYVSSHDLQEPLRKIRAFGDRLKTKEKEKLSEKGQDYIDRMLSSAERMQQLISDLLRFSRITSKAKDFEQINLNNVLTDVISDLEIAINEAEAEIRIDHLPNLKGDSTQLRQLFQNLISNAIKFKRDDAKPIVEVKYLPEDHGEDVIQIAVKDNGIGFDQKYSDRIFQIFQRLEGRKYNGSGIGLAICKKIAQRHGGDITALSNIGKGTTFYITLRTDLENQNLDINA, encoded by the coding sequence ATGAGCGACATTAAATCAATTTTTAATCAAGATTCAAACCCATTAGCAGCTTTATTTAACGCTGCATCTGAAGGAATTATCATTTGTAATAAGAAAGGAATCATTGTCACAGCCAATCCTATGGCCGATAAAATTTTCGGTTATGAAGATGGTGAGTTGATCAATGAACCATTAGAAATTCTTTTACCCGACAGTATGAAAAAAATGCATGTCGGATTAAGAGATGGATATATCAAGAACCCGAAGACTAGAACAAAAGGACTCGGAAAAGAATTTTTAGCTCAACGAAAAAACAAAGAACAGTTTGTTGTTGAAATAAGCATCAGCTCATTACAGTTAGATGGAGAATTGCATGTTGCTGCGTTTATCAATGATATCACTAAAAGAAAAGAAGCTGAGAAAGAAGTAATCGAACAAAGACAGCTTTTAGAATATTATGCTGACTATGCTCCGGCGGCGATTACGATGTTGGATAAAGATTTTAGATATCTTGTAGCCAGTACGCGTTGGAAAAAAACCTTTTTAGGGGACATCAATGAAGAAATAATTGGAAAGAAGATCTTTGATCCTATAGAATATTTTTCCCAAGAATGGATTCCTATTTTTGAAGAAGTAGTCAAAGGGAAAAAATCAGGTATCCAACTTGACTATGTAAAGCGAAGAGACAATAAAACGGCCTGTATTGAATGGCAAGCGCACCCTTGGTATAATAATGATCGCGAAATTAGCGGCATTATTGTTTTTGCTGAGGATGTGACAGAAAGAGTAGAAAATGAAAAGAAGGTAAAACTCTACCTTCAAGAGCTTATAGCAAAAAATAGAGAGCTAGAAGACTTTGCTTATGTGAGTTCCCACGATTTACAGGAACCACTTAGAAAAATCCGTGCTTTTGGTGATCGTCTAAAAACAAAAGAGAAAGAAAAGCTTTCTGAGAAAGGACAAGATTATATAGATAGAATGTTGAGTTCTGCAGAGAGAATGCAACAACTTATCTCTGACTTATTACGCTTTTCTAGAATCACTTCAAAAGCCAAAGATTTCGAACAGATTAATCTCAACAATGTGTTAACTGATGTTATTTCTGATCTTGAAATTGCAATTAATGAAGCAGAAGCTGAAATTCGTATCGATCACTTACCTAACCTAAAAGGAGACAGTACTCAGCTGAGACAATTGTTCCAAAACCTCATTTCCAATGCTATTAAATTCAAAAGAGATGATGCCAAACCAATTGTTGAGGTAAAGTACCTACCAGAAGATCATGGTGAAGACGTTATTCAAATTGCTGTGAAAGATAATGGGATTGGTTTTGATCAGAAATATAGCGACAGAATTTTCCAAATTTTCCAACGATTAGAAGGAAGAAAATACAATGGTTCAGGAATAGGATTAGCCATTTGTAAAAAAATTGCACAACGACATGGTGGTGATATCACTGCACTAAGCAATATAGGAAAAGGGACCACTTTTTATATTACGTTAAGAACAGACCTGGAGAATCAGAACCTGGATATTAACGCATAA
- a CDS encoding response regulator, whose translation MTILYADDDPEDRMLTQEAFEESKLASQLFFVEDGEELMEYLNHEGKYSDTKEYPLPDLILLDLNMPKKDGRECIKEIKEIEEVKNIPIVVLTTSNNEEDVLKTYNLGVSSFITKPVTFDSMVDIVKSLNQYWFQIVRLPNK comes from the coding sequence ATGACAATACTTTATGCTGATGACGATCCCGAAGATCGAATGTTAACACAAGAGGCCTTCGAAGAAAGTAAATTAGCATCTCAACTCTTTTTTGTAGAGGATGGAGAGGAATTAATGGAGTACCTTAATCACGAAGGAAAATATAGTGATACAAAAGAATATCCACTTCCTGACCTGATTCTTTTGGACTTGAATATGCCCAAAAAAGATGGTAGAGAATGTATAAAAGAAATAAAGGAAATCGAGGAAGTAAAAAATATTCCAATTGTTGTATTAACAACTTCAAATAATGAAGAAGATGTCCTAAAAACTTATAACTTAGGGGTCAGTTCGTTCATCACAAAACCTGTAACATTTGATTCAATGGTTGATATTGTTAAATCCTTGAATCAGTACTGGTTTCAGATCGTTCGATTACCAAACAAATAA
- a CDS encoding sensor histidine kinase produces MPFSNLIEHPSSTIRVLLIDDDEDDYIITEDILDDIPYREYHLDWVSNYETALEYIKKGAHDVYVVDYLLGAKSGLDLIKESLSDREQHVPFILLTGQGDVKVDEEAMNAGASDYLVKGQMTPQQLERAIRHSILHSQHINHIKDLNEQLEQRVQDRTRQLDKAIKTLQRSNEDLELQISERKKAEEELLKSQAIYKIIAHNFPYGIVAVLDENLKYIFADGKGFKDLELDGEKIIGAQFFQFLSSNDPSKKEEYKQKFFLAKDVITTGEETIFEFGYKDLNYSAIIVPIKNSRKQTKQLLVVMLNITQQRKAETEILKSLKKERELNELKSRFVSMASHEFRTPLSTILSSVSLISRYTSESHLEKREKHIKRIKSSVNNLTQILNDFLSISKLEEGKAKVHLSTVQIDTFLDGICDEMIPVTKQGQKFLISHEGGSSIKTDPQILKNIIINLLSNAIKYSNIGDRIWVHSEMGEDNIKISIKDEGMGIPKKDQVHLFSRFFRAENAINIQGTGLGLNIVLKYLEMLNGDISFESKEDEGTTFTIQIPN; encoded by the coding sequence ATGCCTTTTTCTAATTTAATAGAGCACCCGAGTTCGACCATTCGAGTACTCCTTATTGACGATGATGAAGATGACTACATCATCACAGAGGATATTTTGGACGATATCCCCTATAGAGAATACCATCTTGATTGGGTTTCTAATTATGAAACGGCACTAGAGTACATTAAAAAAGGTGCTCACGATGTATATGTTGTTGATTATTTACTCGGTGCGAAAAGCGGCTTAGACCTGATCAAAGAGTCTTTGTCAGACAGAGAACAACATGTCCCTTTTATTTTACTTACTGGTCAAGGTGATGTAAAAGTGGATGAAGAAGCCATGAATGCTGGTGCTTCAGACTATTTAGTAAAAGGACAGATGACTCCTCAACAATTAGAAAGAGCTATTCGTCACAGTATTTTACATAGTCAGCACATCAATCATATTAAAGATCTTAATGAACAATTGGAACAACGTGTTCAAGACAGAACCCGCCAATTGGACAAAGCCATTAAGACTTTACAACGCTCAAATGAAGATCTTGAGCTTCAAATCAGCGAAAGAAAAAAAGCAGAAGAAGAATTACTGAAAAGCCAGGCGATCTATAAAATTATCGCACATAATTTCCCATACGGTATTGTTGCTGTTCTTGATGAAAACTTGAAATACATTTTCGCAGACGGTAAAGGATTTAAAGACCTTGAGTTGGATGGAGAAAAAATTATTGGTGCACAGTTTTTCCAATTCCTTAGCAGTAACGACCCTTCTAAAAAAGAAGAATACAAACAAAAGTTTTTCCTTGCTAAAGATGTGATCACCACGGGTGAGGAAACCATTTTTGAATTTGGATATAAAGACCTGAATTATTCTGCGATCATCGTTCCTATTAAAAATAGTAGGAAACAGACTAAACAACTTTTGGTAGTGATGTTAAACATCACTCAGCAAAGAAAAGCAGAAACAGAAATTCTAAAATCACTCAAAAAAGAAAGAGAGCTCAACGAATTGAAAAGCCGTTTTGTATCAATGGCATCTCATGAATTTAGAACTCCTTTAAGTACGATTTTATCGTCAGTTTCACTGATTTCTAGGTATACTTCGGAGTCACATCTAGAGAAAAGAGAGAAACATATCAAACGTATCAAATCAAGCGTTAACAATCTTACACAAATTTTGAATGATTTCCTTTCTATTAGTAAATTAGAGGAAGGAAAAGCAAAGGTACATTTATCAACTGTTCAGATAGATACATTTTTAGATGGTATCTGTGATGAGATGATTCCTGTGACTAAACAAGGGCAAAAATTTCTCATTTCGCATGAAGGAGGATCGAGTATAAAAACAGACCCTCAAATTCTAAAAAATATTATCATCAACCTATTGTCAAATGCCATAAAATACTCCAACATAGGTGACCGTATTTGGGTTCATTCTGAAATGGGTGAGGACAACATAAAAATCAGTATTAAAGATGAGGGAATGGGAATTCCGAAAAAAGATCAAGTACACTTATTTTCTCGATTCTTTAGAGCTGAAAATGCCATCAATATTCAAGGAACTGGCCTAGGATTAAATATTGTTCTTAAATATCTCGAAATGCTGAATGGAGACATTTCTTTTGAAAGCAAAGAGGATGAAGGAACAACTTTCACTATACAAATACCGAATTAA
- a CDS encoding response regulator, which yields MKKILLIEDNPEMRENTSEILELSNYDVITAENGKVGVERARTTNPDLIICDIMMPELDGYGVLFALSKDPNTASIPFIFLTAKAEKSDFRKGMSHGADDYISKPFDDVELLDAIESRLKKSDIVKKRYEQSADGFDSFISDARGMNNLEKLSENRKSRSYKKKSVLFYEGDHPNALLQIVSGKVKTYKTNEDGKEYITGIHGPGDFLGYVALLKDVPYPESAMVLEECEITMIPKEDFFSLIHNNRDVSHSFIKLLTREVIEQEEKLLKLAYGSVRQRVAEVLLQLDKRYQQGPNERMSITRDDLAKIVGTAKETLIRTLSDFKDERLIEIKDKNITIIDLAKLERLSH from the coding sequence ATGAAAAAGATACTTCTGATAGAGGATAACCCTGAAATGCGAGAGAATACATCTGAGATTCTGGAGTTATCTAATTATGATGTTATTACGGCAGAGAATGGAAAAGTGGGTGTTGAAAGAGCTAGAACAACCAACCCCGACTTGATTATTTGCGATATTATGATGCCAGAATTAGATGGTTACGGTGTTCTTTTTGCTTTGAGTAAAGATCCGAATACAGCGAGTATACCATTTATTTTCTTAACGGCTAAAGCTGAAAAATCTGATTTCAGAAAAGGCATGAGCCATGGTGCTGATGATTACATCTCAAAACCTTTTGATGATGTTGAATTATTGGACGCTATTGAAAGCCGTTTAAAGAAAAGTGACATAGTGAAAAAACGCTACGAGCAGTCTGCTGATGGGTTTGACTCTTTTATTAGCGATGCTCGCGGTATGAATAACTTGGAAAAACTTTCTGAAAATAGAAAATCACGTTCTTACAAAAAGAAAAGTGTTTTATTCTATGAAGGTGACCACCCGAACGCATTACTTCAGATTGTAAGTGGTAAAGTTAAAACTTATAAGACAAACGAAGACGGTAAAGAATATATCACAGGTATTCATGGACCTGGCGACTTCCTAGGCTATGTAGCATTACTAAAAGATGTTCCTTACCCAGAGTCGGCCATGGTATTGGAAGAATGTGAAATCACTATGATTCCAAAAGAAGATTTCTTCTCATTGATTCATAATAATAGAGACGTATCTCACTCTTTCATTAAACTATTAACTAGAGAAGTGATCGAGCAAGAAGAAAAACTTTTAAAGTTAGCTTACGGTTCTGTAAGACAACGTGTAGCAGAAGTTTTACTTCAATTAGATAAGAGATATCAGCAAGGACCAAACGAAAGAATGTCAATTACTAGAGATGATTTGGCTAAAATCGTTGGTACAGCAAAAGAGACTTTGATTCGTACTTTATCTGATTTTAAAGATGAGCGTCTTATTGAAATCAAGGATAAAAATATTACAATTATCGATTTAGCGAAATTAGAAAGACTAAGTCATTAA